One Orcinus orca chromosome 8, mOrcOrc1.1, whole genome shotgun sequence genomic window, TGtcttccatttcttccctttGCTCTCCCTGCACCCTCCCCCACCACTGGCAGCTCTTTTAACATCTTTGATGGCTCTTTTGTTTGTAGGTTACCTTGCAAAACCTGTGCTGGTGTTTTGTGGGTGCATATTTTCAATTTATGGAAATGGTATTTTGTCATAGATCCCATTCTGCTTCTCATGTTCGCATTTGGCACTCTGCCTTTAAGACCCCAACCTTTTTCCTAACATTTAAATAAGGAGCCACAGCTGTGTCCTAGCACCTGCTCTattgcacatagtagatgcttaatctTTTTGAAATGAATTATTGCATACATTTTAGACACAATTGGAATCCGGCTGTATTGCCTTTTCAAATGTAACAAGCAGGCACTAGCATTTTCCCTGCAGTAGGAATTCCTTTACAGTGTTTTCTTCAATGGCTGCTTGAGATGCAACATTAGCTTTTAAAACCAGTTCTCTGTTGTTAGACGGTTAGGTGATTGCTAGTTTTACATTGTTATAAATAATGTTACTCGTCCAGAATTATGTCAAAAGACATATGAACTTTTGACACTTCTGAAAAGAATTGCTGGATTTCTGGACAGCTAATTTTTGAAGATGGGGCTATGAAGGCCAAGGGGAATTTGAGTGACAAAATGGTGTGGTTCAGTGGGACAGACGTTGGCCTGGGAGCCGGAGACCTGGGTTGGCTCGGTTGTGtggcctgctgtgtgaccttagcagTTCTCTTGACCTCTCTGAATTTCAGAAATCTCCCCTATCAGGTGAAGGATTTAGACTGGCTGGGGAACGTGAGCTGGGAGTTCTTTCCACATTGCTTCCAGGCTGGCAGGCTGTTACCAGGCCCTGGATGGAGGCAACACAGCGGATGCGCTGGTGGACTTCACAGGTGGGGTTTCCGAGCCCATCGACTTGACCGAGGGTGACTTTGCCAGTGATGAGGCCAAGAGGAACCAGCTCTTTGAGCGCGTGTTGAAAGTGCACAGCCGGGGAGGCCTCATCAGTGCTTCCATCAAGGTGAGAACACAGAGCCGAGCCCCAGGGGCAGCCCCTCCCCTTCACTGACCCTGATTGGGGTGGGAGGTGACTGGCTTTTCAGGGAGAGCCCCTGCCCAGGTTGGATCACAAATCCAGACCCTCAGCCTCATGGAGGGGAGCAGTTAGAGGGTGCAGCCCCTCCCCAGTGCTGGACAGCACAAGCCTCAGGCCCCCTGCCCTAACCTTTACACTACGAAAGGCCTTGCCCACACTGTTCAACTAGCGTCCCCCTTTTCCAGCCGTTTCATAACGGAGTGATCGGTCCTTTGGCCAAGGTTTAAGGCATCACAGTTGCGAGGCGATGGGAAGGGTGAGGGAGCCCCTACTGCCTGCTGGCACAGGCCTGGGCTCTTCAAGACGATCGTCTTATTTCATTGACTGCTCACATTTTGGGTGGGAAAGTTGGGACTCAGTGaaggcagaatttgaacccaggtttggcTGACCCAGTGGTATGTTGATAAAAGACTGGAAAATTTAAAAGCCCTGGTTTGCtgacttctgtggtgtaaatactcccaccgtgGTTGATTTCAGGCTAACGTTTTAACAACCAGATTGCAAAACTGAGCCAGTGCTAGTCGATTCCAACACAGCCCTGGGCCGATCCCACTGCAGGTCCCTTCCTTTATCCCCCACTGCTGTTCCCCGGCTTTGTAAGGGGCTGTGAATGCGGAGGTCAGTCCCTAACCTCAGAGGAATGATGTCTCTCCTTTGTGCGGGGCTGCCATTCCCTCCCCGTCCTGTAGGCGGTGGTGTGGCCTCTGGCTCCAGGTggagcctgccctgccctgcctctgAGCAACTGTGTCCCACAGGCAGTGACAGCGGCAGACATGGAGGCCCGGCTGGCGTGTGGCCTCGTGAAGGGCCATGCGTATGCCATCACTGATGTGCGCAAGGTGCGCCTGGGCCGTGGCCTGCTGGCCTTCTTCAAGTCAGAGAAGCTGGACATGATCCGCCTGCGCAACCCCTGGGGCGAGCGGGAGTGGAACGGGCCCTGGAGTGACACGTGAGGCCCGGGGCTTGGGCAAGGACAGGgtggacttcctggaggaggtggcaccaGGGCTGGGCCTTAAAGGATTTGGGGGGAGGATGACATTAGGAGAAGACTTACTTGGGAGCAGGCATGTGTGTGGGGGGATAGATTCAGCATGGGCAGAGGTCTGGAGGTGGGATGAGCTGATTCCTATAGGGGATGTAGAGACCAGTCTTGGTGCTTGAGTGgggaggaaagcagggagggaggccACCAAGGGTGGGAATGGGGGTGACTGCCCTGTGCTTGGTTAATGGCCCTGGTGAGGCCAGGAGAGGAGCAGAGCCTAGGCCCCCAGTGAAGGAGCTCCCTTCACTGAGGGTCAGTCCCCCCACTTGCCCCAAGCCTGCAGCTTTGCTCCCGGACCTCCGGATCCCCGGCATGGTGGCAGCCCACGGTTGCCTGAGAGAGTGGGCAGACAGCACTTCCTGGAGCGGGGCCTGGGCATGGCCCTGCGTGCCCCCAACTACACCCACACTGATGGAGGCCTAGTGCTGAGCTGTCCCTCATGCCTCCTGACCCTTGCCAGAGTGGCCCTGAGGGCGTCCCTCTGatactcctctctcttccctcccctgtgCTCACATCCCAGCTCAGAGGAGTGGCAGAAAGTAAGCAAGAGTGAGCGGGAGAAGTTGGGTGTGACTGTGCAGGATGACGGCGAGTTCTGGTGAGTGTGCTCTTGCCCTGGGCGGATGTCCAGGGCTGAGAGGGGAGCCTCCTGTGTGCCGGGCAGGAGGCGCTGGACAGGGAGGCGGGAGCCAGGGCTCTAAAAATGCCCCACCATCAACTTGCCGTGTGGCCTCGGATAAGCCACTGCATCTTTTtgggcctgtttcctcctctgtaaagtgaaTTGGGCAGAATGGACCCTTTCGTCCCCATAGCCTCCACTGCCCATGTCAGGGGACCCTGGGCTGCTCTGGTACCCGGGCTGAGCCCTCGGCAAGTAGGCCAGGGTACCAGCAGGTGGGGAATTgaccagagggcagagggcatgCTGGCAGCCTGATGCCGAGAGCAGGTAGGAAGAGGAGAGGCCCTTTGGAGGAGCTAAGACTCAGGGTGCAGAGGAGCCCTTGGGCGAGGACAGAGACCCAGCCCAGAGGCAAGAGAGCACACTTGGGTTTGGGATGGGAAGAGTGAGTTCAGGGAGGTGAGGAGGTGAGCTTGGAGGATGGCAACGGCCTTGCTTAAAGAGCGTGATAGTGACTCCTGCATTCATTCActcctgcattcattcattcggcattcattcattctgcatttAGCCCTGCTTGCCAGGCTCAGTGTCTTTCTTCAGCAGGACACTTGATTTGGAGACTGAACCACTTCCTGGAGGGATACAGGGTACCCTGTGTGTGGGAGATGTTGTGAGGGCCCCAGGCAGATCCAGAGGCAGATGGCAGTGATCCTGGAGGTCCCCTCCTGCAGGTGTCAGGGGACCCGCTGCAGGAGGCCCCCCAGGCCTTTTGGTCTGGGCTCCTGCGGATGAGATCCACTTTGCCCAGTCTGGCTCAGGGGCCAGTCGAATTAAAACATAGCAGTAGAAAACCCTCATCAGGAAAGGGCTTCCTCCTAAGGCCTTTCTCAGATATGTTCACCCTTGATGCATATATGTGCATATTCTCATATATGTGCACACTTGAAGGTGGGTGGGCACTTCCCTTCCCCCCGCCCAGGCTCCTGCAGGTGTGGCAGTATCCTGGCCACTGCAGCTCGCCTACCAAGGGGTTTCCACCACTAGCTGTGGATGACAATGGATGGAAACTGTAGAGGGCTGTACACATTAGTTATTCATACTATTAATAATTGTAACGGCCAGCCTTTGGCAACTCCTGTCTGCTGGAAGTTGTATTACATGCTTTTATTGTTATTGCATTGCTCAATTCCTGCACTAACTCTGAGGTAGGCAGCTGTCATTAGATTTATTCCCGTTTTACAAAGCAGGAGACTGAGGCCAAAAGAGATGTGAAGGGTCCGTGTGATGCCATGTCCACACTTGCTGTGTAGGCCGTGGTGCAGAGCATGTGGGGCGAGTGGGCAGGCtggtgggcggggtggggtggggagaccaGCGGCTCAGCCCCTTGCCACGCCCAGGATGACCTTTGAGGACGTGTGCCGATACTTCACGGACATCATCAAGTGCCGTCTGATCAACACGTCTTACCTGAGCATCCACAAGACGTGGGAGGAGGCCCGGCTGTGCGGCGCCTGGACGCGGCACGAGGACCCGCTGCACAACCGCAGCGGGGGCTGCATCAACCACAAGGACACCTTCTTCCAGAACCCGCAGGTGGGCCTCCTTGGggatcccccccgcccccaccccttgAGCAACTGTGGGGCCCTCGGCGCCGTCCTGCCACGGACTCCGGCACGACCTCGGGTACATCCCTGTACCTCCGTGGGGTTCGGTGCACCGTTTGTACAGCGGGGTTGGATGGGCGTGTCTGGGAGGTCCTGTCACCCGCAACCTCACAATGTGACCTGCAGGCTCTGAGGACTAATGAGTGCCCTGATAAGAGTTACGGGGACATTGTATTTAGAGGCTGAGCTGGGGCCTCAAACCCCTTGTTTTCACACATGGTGCTGCTCCTTCTGGGGAGACTTGGCCAGGCTGGCTCCCCACGGGACTCCTCCCCTGCGGCCTCCTCGGTCATGACCCTGGCACCCGCCTGGTCCTCACGCCCGGTGTGCCCTCATTGAGCACCAGCTGCATGCAGGCTCGGAGCTGAGCATCCATCGTTTCCCCGAGTCCTCCCACCCCACGTGCGGGGTGGACACTGCCAgcccatctcacagatgagggactgaggctcggagaggtgacgtgatttgcccaagttcacacagctgagCTCTGGGCCGAGCTTCGGGAGCCGTTTTCGGTGTGGTCTCACCGTGCGCCCCTCTTCCTCTGCTGCACCCGCAGTACATCTTTGATGTCAAAAAGCCAGAAGATGAAGTGCTGATCTGCATCCAGCAACGGCCCAAACAGTCCACCCGCCGGGATGGCAAGGGTGAAAATCTGGCCATTGGCTTTGACATCTACAAGGTGAGGCCAGCTGGGACCCCTGCTCTGGGTAAGGAGAGTTTGGGCTGCCTGGGCCTGGGGGAGAACACTCTAGAACACTTTGGTCTCCGACATCACCCCTGTCCCCCTGGCCACATTGGCTGATGCCATGGTTGTGCTGTGACACAGGTCCTGTTTCGATCCCCACAGAGGCCCAGCCTGCCTCGGATTGGTCCCACTGGAGCTCTCAGCCTGATTTCTTCTTGCCCAGACCCACAGGCTGTTTGGACGGGGAAGGGGACGATTGCTGGTGGTCGGGCCTAGGCTCTGGGGGGCCCCCCACGGCTTCCTCCCTCAGGGCTCTGGCCCCCCTGAGTTGGAAGCCTTGCTGGGCACTGGGAAGAAGCATcctgggcagagccaggagggCCTCCCACTGGCCACTCCCCTGGCCTGGGCCCCAAGGCCTTCCACACGTTGTGACGCCCCGTGTGTGACGACACGCAGCGTAGCGGGGCGCCGTGGGCCTGCCAGACACCAAGAACCTAATGAAaccaagtgcatgtgctgggccCACGGCTTGAGTCGAGGCCCTGGCATTTGATGTGCTGGGTCGTATCATAACCGTTTGTCCACGTCAGCATGTTGGAACATTCACTGCGTGCTGACGTTGTGACTTTGACGTGACATGACCTTCGCTGATGTGACTATAGCTTATCATGGCACTTATTCCAGGAATTGTCCAGCATGTCCCGGCAGCTGGATGTCATTTCATGGACACATGCTGTGTCCTGCGCAGATAGTGATACTTGATTCTGTTGTGATGTCAGAAACCCCGCAGACATTGTCACCAGGGGGATTCCCATTGCCACCTCTCTCAGTAGCTTTatgagatataattcacctaCCATATGACTCGCTCACTTAAAGTGTATTTGTAGAGTTGTGCggccatcaccacagtcaatttgaGGCcacttccatcaccccaaaaagaaaccccgcACCCTTTAGCCGCCACCACCCAGTTGCATccacctccctccccgccagccctAGGCAGACAGATTCTCATGTACTTCTGACTCTGTAGATACGCCTCTTCCGGCAACGAGGGGGAGATGTGGGGtgcggggtggggtgaggggctcTGTGTGACCCGATGTCTCCACCCCCGTCAGGTGGAGGAGAACCGCCAGTACCGTATGCACAGCCTGCAGCACAGGACCGCCAGCTCTATCTACATCAACTCCCGCAGTGTCTTCCTGCGCACGGAGCAGCCCGAGGGCCGCTACGTCATCATCCCCACCACCTTCGAGCCAGGACACACTGGCGAGTTCCTGCTCCGAGTCTTCACTGATGTGCCCTCCAACTGCCGGTGCGTGGGGActggctgggggcctgggttggCAGGGCCTAGGTCCACACCAGGCTGGCCCGCAATCTGCAGCCCAGAGATCTTCAGTGTCGTCCTAAGCCATGGAGCCTGGGCCTCCAGCCTCCCTGGCCTGACATTAGCATCCatcccctttcttccccttcctctcctcccctgtcCCAGCCTCTCTTGGCCACACGAAGGAGCAGCTGCTCACGTGTGCAGAGCGCTTCACAGTTTACAAACAAGCTTTCACTCAGctcattttctcttcctgaaCCCTCGGGTGGGAGGCCTGaccccttcattttatagatcagAACTGGGGATCGACGTTGGCTGGGGGTGGTTTCTGAGTCCGTGCCACCAGTGGCAGAGTCCGGCTAGGTGGACCCTGAaaccacccccatccctgctgcAGTGCAGACCTGTGCGTCCCACACTGCCCTCCCACCTTGCTAGGCGGCCCAGAGTCGGTGCTCCCTGCCCACGTCCCAGACTGGGGGGGCAGCTTGTGGAATTAGCGGACCTCGGTCCCGCCAGTCTGTGCTGTGTTGGGCAAGCCCCTTCCCCCCAGCGATCCTGATGCTTCCTAATCCGTAAAATGGGCAGAGTGGCAGTCACTTATCTCCCAGGGCTGTGTGAGGATTAGAGACAATACCTGTAACATCCCAGgagagtgcttggcacacagtaacgCTCGGTACATTGCTTTTCCCTTGGGAGAGGAGGGGGCACCCTTGGGTAGGGATGGGGCAGCAGGAAGCTTATGGGGCTTTGTTTGCCCGAGACAAGCATTGTCTGGACTAAACGCTGCTCTTGACCCCCGCCCCACTCTTCTCGAATCCCCTGACCTTCCGTCTTCCCGGACCCTCTCCATCACCTCCCGCCCCTTCTCCTCTGCCCTGCATCAGGGAGCTACGCCTGGATGAACCTCCCCACTCCTGCTGGAGCTCCCTGTGCGGCTACCCCCAGCAGGTGACCCAGGTGCATGTCCTGGGGGCCGCCGGTCTCAAGGACTCCCCAACAGGTGAGCTTGCCTGGAGAAaacccccagccctcctcccctcccaagCCACAGACACAGCCTCCAGAGCTCTCCTGCTCTCACTCATTGAATGAGCAAACCCATCCTGACATCCACTTTGGGCCCAGCCCTGGGATGAAGCTGGGCGTATAGAGAAGAACACGctctgcctcctgcccttgggCGGCTTCCAGTGTGCCAGGGCAGTCAGCCGCAGGGACAGGCAGCTAGGAGGGAGGCTCAGGGAAGGCTTTTGGAGGGGGGGCCTTTCTCCAGGCTAAGGAGGTATTAAGGCGTGAAGCCTGGTGAAGGAAGGTAGGGGAGAAAGGTGCTCCGGGCAGGGGGGACAGCTTGGGTAAAGGTCTGGAGACCAGAGATTACCAGTGTGCCCCCTCCTGTCTCTGGAAGTTAGGGAGCTGGCCAGGCTCTGGTCTCCCTTCTCCTGAATACACGAGCCCAGGCTTCTGTCTCATCCGGGGCCTGTCCCAGCCCCAGCCTCACCCCGTTGCCCACTCCCTCTTTCTAGGGGCTAACTCGTACGTGATCATCAAGAGTGAGGGGGACAAAGTCCGCTCGGCCGTGCAGAAAGGCACCTCGACGCCTGAGTATGATGTGAAAGGCATCTTCTACCGCAAGAAGCCAAGCCAGCCCATCACTGTACAGGTGACCCACCTGTCTGGGGTCcctcctgggccccctgcctcATGCTTCCGCactcagagtggctgggcccagcGTGGCAGGGCCTTTGACAGGGACCCAGGAACACTGGGTTCTGGTTCCCACTCTGTCCCTGACATGGTGTGGCCTAGGGAATTCTCTTGCCTGCCCCTCCCGGTGCCCCAGAGTCCCCTCTGTGGGGTGGGATGAGTTGGGTTAGCTGTAGGGATTGAGGGACACAGCAGGGTCAGACTCCTGGCCAGGGACAGTGGGCATCTCTGCCAGTCTTGCCCCAAAGCCTTGGGAGTTGTTCCTTAAATTCCCCTGGTGGCAGATGGTGGGAGTGACTATTGCCTGAGAGCAGGGGATCAGAAAGCCAGGGTCCTGGGCACGGGCTTCCTTCCCCTCTCAGGCCAAGGGGGCCACAGTTCTGAGCTCATTGGCAGGAAGCCCTCTGTCCCTGGGGTCCAGGCCAGCATCTCTCCCGGTGAGAAACCATCTGTAAACAAACgctcgggtatcctgggggagcTACTATAGGGTTTCCAAGTTTTTTAACACTGAGTCCTTCCGGATCAAATCACAGACCCATAGATGTTTGGGCTGGAAGGACCCTTAGGAGCCGTTGATCCAAACCTCATGTTGAAGATGCGGAAACCAGAGCAGGGGGTGtatcacttgtccaaggtcacccaagGTCAACAGCAGAGCTAATAATGACAGATTTAATTGTATACATGGAGGGGAGCTTTGACATACGGGAGGAAGCCTGAGGCTCTGGCAGGGGCATGGCCTTGCCCAAGGTCCATGGTGAGGCAGATGCAGGGCTCCTTTTCCTCAGCCCAGCTTGCATCACAGGAAGGGGAGTCAAGGCTCTGCCGCCGCTGTCAGCAGCCCTCAGACCCATAGTCCTTGTCTTGGAGATGGCCCCCAACCATCCTCTGTCTCCTTCCAGATCTGGAACTACCGAGTCCTGAAGGATGAGTTTCTGGGCCAGGTGCACCTGAAGGCCAGCTCGGACGACCTCCAGGCCCTGCACACCCTCCACCTCCGAGACCGCAACAGCCAGCAGCCCAGCGACCTGCCGGGCACCGTTGCTGTGCGCATCCTCAGCAGTGCCTCCCTCACGGCCATCTGATACCTGCCCATCTACCTGCACCCACAGTTCTCACCACCATCCGCATGTCCCCAGCCAGGCCAGGGACTAACCTGGGAGCCGGGACACTGGCGTCCTTTTCCCAGCTTTTccactgacttgctgtgtgaccttgggaggtCTCTGTCCCTCTCAAGGACACTTGCCTCAGCGTCCCGAGGACCCCAAAGCATTCCCTTCTCATAGAGGAGTCGTCTTGCCTGAGATTTAAAATAGCCCTCCCTACCCCAACTGCCACCATGGCTAAGGGCCTCTATCCGTTGAAAACCTTGTCCCAAGGCCCTGCTGTCTGCCAGCAGAGTGCCAAAGATGTCACTTGTTTACACACAAACTACCACATCCCCAAGGCCCACTCCTGCCCCTTGTGTCCCAGACCTGCCCCAGTGTCCAAGACTTGCTTTCTTTGTCACCTACATCTGGTTTTCTAGCCACCTTGAAAGGACTCTGGGCTCTTGGGTTCCTGCCCAGGCTAGAATTTGGGAAATGTCCAGGTGACATCTGTCCATTCTCGAATCCCATCCACTCACCCGCCCATCAGGTATTAATTCAAAGGAGATTCGCCAAATGAATAAACGATGCCCATGAGACCCCATGTGGAGCCGGGCCTCTCCTCGCAGCTCTGGGAGACCCGGCGTCCGTCCTGGGCCTCGCCTCTGCTCTCAGGTCCTCTCAGATACAGACGCCCAGAGGAGCTGCAGCCACCTTCTCCTTCTAGGTTCTGATTGCATTCCCAGCCTCTGGTTTAGGGTccctggagagggggtggagaggaAGGGCGTCCTGCCTCCACTGCCCTGACGCGGGAAGGAGTGTGTCTGATGTAGTGGGCCAGGCGGGGAGAGACCTGAGAGGAGGCACCCCCCTCTGCTGCAAGACCTGGGCTTTTCCCGGGAGCAGGGACTCTGGAGTGGTGGTCTCAGGCCCGCTGACATCAGTTTGCACATTGGGCTTGACAGGAGATGGTAAATCCATTGTCTGACCAGAGGCCCTTCTACCAACATTCCCCTCAAAGCGTAGCCGAGGAGACATCACCCTCTTGCTGCCTGGACCAAAACTCTCCTTTTAGTCCTCAACGTTTTATATTCTTTCCGTTTTAACTCTCAATTTTAACCAGgggtttttaaaggaaaactgaaagccagaacccttttttcttcttaagctCCAGTTCCTGTGATCCTCTGATTTTATTTCGATCTGCTTGGGGAGGGACGTGGCAAGGTCATACCTTCTCAGAGGAGGTCTGGAGGTGGATGAAGAAGATGGGGGTTTGTACCTGGATGTTTTACAAGCCAGCACCTACTGCGTTCTTGGAGAGTGTTGGCGCTGTGACCATCTTTGGATCTCCCTGTGCCCTTCTCAGGCTCCAGACCAGGTGATGTCAGTGAAAAAGTCCAGTTGGTTCAAGATCAGGAATTCCTGTGGCCTTGCTGGGAATTCCTTTGGGGAACCTGACTTTTCAGCTCCAGATCTGGCTCTTGGGTGCAGTGACCTGGCTGGATATGCTGGGTTCTTGACCCCTCGCTCTGGCTGGCTCTGCTCCTCTGTCCTGGCCCTGGGGAGGGCccaggaactgaatgacaaggAGGACAAAAGGATTCCTTCTCGAAAAGCTGGGACTTCTCCTCAAGAACCCGAATCTAGGGTGAGGACTTTGCGTGTGACCAGGAGCAAGTTGCTTAAACCTCCTGTGCCTCGATTTCCCCCTCTGCAAAGTGGGGCCAGTGATTATCGTTTGTCAGCACTCTTCCTGGCAAGTGCTGTATAAGGGCAAAACAATACCCTTTCTCTATATATCTTTGTAGCCGTACACACTATATACAGTCATGTAATCACCACTTCTCAGTGTCTGTTTGAAAGGAAGACTCCTGAGTTGGGTGGAGTGTCAAGGGCCGGATAAGCCAGCTTGGGGCCTCTGGGGCCGACACACGGGTCTTTGCTCAGCCATGTCCACCTGGGCTACGGGGGCAAACCAGGACCAGCTGGCAGACCTGTGTGGGCTTTAGCCTGGGGGCTGGGCATTTTGTCCCTCGACTCCCTTCTCAGACAGAACTGGTTCGGCAGCCCTGCCCTTGCTCCCTGCCCCTCTTGGTTGGCTCCTGGCTGTGTGGGGATCCTGGTCCCCCGGAGGCCCTGGGGACTGGGCAGGTGAGGATGGAGCTCTTTCAGGCTGG contains:
- the CAPN5 gene encoding calpain-5 isoform X1; protein product: MFSCVKPYEDQNYSALKRACLRRKVLFEDPTFPATDDSLYYTGTPGPAVRWKRPKDICEDPRLFVDGISSHDLHQGQVGNCWFVAACSSLASRESLWQKVIPDWKEQEWDPEKPNTYVGIFHFHFWRFGEWVDVVIDDRLPTVNNQLIYCHSSSRNEFWCALVEKAYAKLAGCYQALDGGNTADALVDFTGGVSEPIDLTEGDFASDEAKRNQLFERVLKVHSRGGLISASIKAVTAADMEARLACGLVKGHAYAITDVRKVRLGRGLLAFFKSEKLDMIRLRNPWGEREWNGPWSDTSEEWQKVSKSEREKLGVTVQDDGEFWMTFEDVCRYFTDIIKCRLINTSYLSIHKTWEEARLCGAWTRHEDPLHNRSGGCINHKDTFFQNPQYIFDVKKPEDEVLICIQQRPKQSTRRDGKGENLAIGFDIYKVEENRQYRMHSLQHRTASSIYINSRSVFLRTEQPEGRYVIIPTTFEPGHTGEFLLRVFTDVPSNCRELRLDEPPHSCWSSLCGYPQQVTQVHVLGAAGLKDSPTGANSYVIIKSEGDKVRSAVQKGTSTPEYDVKGIFYRKKPSQPITVQIWNYRVLKDEFLGQVHLKASSDDLQALHTLHLRDRNSQQPSDLPGTVAVRILSSASLTAI